Proteins encoded within one genomic window of Flavobacteriales bacterium:
- a CDS encoding type 1 periplasmic binding fold superfamily protein, which translates to MKKSIIPFVMGVIAVAMFSACEKDDEEDPVIPNEEELITTVRFHMVPASGGDTITWTFTDLDGDGGDAPVIVNGAALVAGVTYGTHLEFLNEVEDPIEDITEEVEDEAEEHQVFYMVDGADMTVSYTDSDANGFPLGLTTEVMTQSASSGSLEIILRHEPEKDEAGVSDGDITNAGGETDIEVSFDITIQ; encoded by the coding sequence ATGAAAAAATCGATCATCCCATTCGTCATGGGCGTGATAGCTGTAGCCATGTTCTCAGCTTGCGAAAAAGACGATGAAGAGGATCCTGTGATACCCAATGAAGAAGAACTGATAACGACCGTACGGTTCCATATGGTACCCGCATCTGGAGGCGATACCATCACATGGACCTTCACCGATCTCGATGGAGATGGCGGTGATGCTCCGGTCATTGTCAATGGTGCAGCTCTGGTTGCTGGAGTCACCTATGGTACCCATTTGGAATTCCTTAATGAAGTGGAGGATCCCATAGAGGATATCACTGAAGAAGTGGAAGACGAAGCCGAAGAGCATCAGGTATTCTACATGGTGGATGGTGCCGATATGACGGTGAGCTATACCGACTCGGATGCCAATGGTTTTCCCCTTGGCCTCACCACAGAAGTGATGACCCAATCTGCCAGTTCAGGTAGCTTGGAGATCATCCTTAGACATGAGCCTGAAAAAGATGAGGCTGGTGTGAGCGATGGAGATATTACCAATGCCGGTGGAGAGACCGATATAGAAGTATCCTTTGACATCACTATCCAATAG